The Ricinus communis isolate WT05 ecotype wild-type chromosome 8, ASM1957865v1, whole genome shotgun sequence sequence GTCACTCGCTCACTTTGTAATTAACGAAAGGGTACATTCATACATATCTCAGTATCATATTTTCTTCGTTTACTTGTATATCAAGTTCTTGGATgctaaatttaatactaaatcAATGAAATTAAGATGAATTAATACGTAGAGACTGCAATGGTCGTAAAGATTGAGTGTtcggttaattttattttatacattaagcatgttttgatatattttgTAACAAGCgtcaaaagaaaggaaatatgAAGGCGTGGCTTGTGGTGGCAACATGGCTTTGCTGCTGTATTTTGCTTGGATCAGCTAGAGTTTACCCCTCAACAGAAAACAGTGACATTGGAAAACTTGGCTACCCAATTGTAAGCTTGGCCACAGACACTGTCGAAGAGAGTATATACAGTACTTTCATTAACAATCTACGGAAGCAATTACAAAGTGGAGCTGAGAGCTATTTGATACCACTGCTGCGTACCCAAGTGCCTGTTACTAGTGACTAGAGGTTTATTTTGGCACGACTTTCGAATCCTGAACGCTCCACAACATTGCTAATAGTTATCATTAATGTATATTTACTTGGTTTTAAAGCTGGAGATTACTCTTACTACTTCAACGATACTTCTAACGATATATATAATCTTCATCCTCTGCAAGCCAAAAACAAAGATAGACTTCCATTCAACAGTAGCTATCCTGCCCTGAAGAATTATGGAGCATTTAGAGACCAAACAATATTGGGAATCACACAATTAAAATCAGGCAGTCTTTACATTGAATAAGTATGCTACCAAAGAAGTGACAGCAGCCCAAGTCGCACACGATGTTCTAGTTGATATCCAAATGGTTTCAGAAGCTGCGCGGTTTAAATATATCGAAGATCAATTGGTAGAGGATTTCTTCTATCTCAATCCGAAAAGAGGGGATTTGATCAGCCTTAAGAACAAATGGGAGGATATCTCCTTTGCAATACAAAGATCTAAAGATGGAACCTTTGATACAATACAGTTGCAGGATAAATATTACAACAAATTTAATGTGTCCACTGTTACAGACGTTAAGCCCAAGTTGGCACTCTTGCTGTATTTGGCCACAAGCATCCAGTCTTGGGGATATAATGGGGACAATAGCAACAAGCTGCTGTCAATGCTTTGATTATGTATTTATAATGTTGTTCAACATTGAGTGCTTAACATTTGGATCTGTGTTTGCTAAAATTTCCAATGTACATATTATGAATAAAGTGATGAAGATAATCATCCTTGTTTACAAGTTTGAGAATGGCTTTTGAGTAAATTATCAACAAATCTTGTTTTTAGTTACCTCGTTTTTGAAGTTGACACTATTGTTATCTTATAACGAAAGAATTTGTTCCTCCAaggctttcttttttccttctttgaaAGGCATCTTAAACAATATCAATAATacacaatttataattttgcttAGAATAACGATTGCACTGTTTATTTgttcattataaaataatcaaactaTTTTCAGTTATTACAAgttaatcatataatttttttaattttgtttcatCCGTCATCACtctaacttaaaatttaaaagagaaaaataattataattaaaattaattgatttaattgtaataaattaaaatagtgtGACTAGTTTGTAATTGTTGATAAAGGTTGAGACTAATTATGAAACTAACATACACCACACCAGTCATAGTTTAAAAACTCTTAGTGATAAGGGTCTTAATCGATTAATTAACTTactgaaattttaattataccATTCATATAGAGGAGCCTAAGAGTAGAAACAGAGGCAACATATGAAATCTAAGAAAGGTGAAactgaaattttaaaagagttaaattaagatttttagataaaatataaaaaatgaaattaagattttgaataaataagaaattaaaaattaaaattttttttaaaaaaattataaaaataaaactgaaattttCTAAAAGATGATGGATGGCTgccaaaaattatttgattttatcctATGATATGATTGAccaatgagaaaaataaaatgtaaggATCAGaacaaagaatatataatGTTCCATTTAGAATTACATTCAACATTCATTTCACGAGGCCACGTATGTATGGACAAAACTACAAGCCGTGTGGACATATCCCAAGCCGTACGggatttattattgtttttatattcACGTCATTAATTACATGTGCCAAAATCTCTTATCACAAAGCTATAAAGAATCTATATTTGTCTTCATATAAATTAGTAGCATGTATTACCTGTATGCGCatctaatatattaaaatgttcCCATTGAATGtgattaaaagaataaaagtaatGTTTAAACTATACAATCCAAGTGAAAGACCACCAATGAGTCTCTGTACTAGAAATCCCATAATGACCCAATACATCAGCTATCCCCTACCGATAGGCTCGATTAGTGAGCTATTGCGTACTCTTTCAAGGACGTCaacttgttttttttctttcattcaaaaagaaaaataatttttttttcttttttgattacTTTTCtcgtatatgtataaaatcaATCCGTTTGATTTCTAAATAAGATGCAGCTGATATATGATTGTCGTCAGTTTGTACCATAAGATATTGATTAAGTCCTGCAACGAGCgcaacttttatatttaattgttattGTTGAATTTGAAAACTCTAAGCAGAACGATGGTGATAAGTTTGAGAAAGATGAGAACGACGTCAAGTCATCATGCCTCTTATGTCTTTTATACATAGGCGAAAATAATGCCCGTTGAAAAAGCAAAACAACCTTCACATTATTTTTACctattagaatataaataatgtgctcttgatttttttttttatcttaaaaaggTCTAGTCACTAATACACTTATTGTACAGAGTGAGTAGGACGAAAAGAGCAATTGACGTTTTTAGCTTAGCATATCCTTCTGCAATTGATCAACTGGTCCCATTTTTCTATCACtctcttatttaattatttgttttgtttcaAAATCCATGAAAACATCGTGCTAGCATTGTTGGTGTTGAAGagtaatttaaaagaaaagattaaagggtagaaaatgacaaaattaatattagtaaattattgATCACACTTGCGAACAAAGAGTGGTTCTATAATTCATCACTTTACTGAGAAATATTcatcttttcttccttttattttctttttgagaaaaatattgaTCTTTATTAATCATATATAAAGGAATTTTTATCTGCGCAGCCATTATCAGACAACAAAAATGTTGATGTCGTTTTATTTAAGGACTACTAGCTAGCTATAGCTAGCTTCGAGTTTTACACAatagaacaaaataagaaatcaaaacatTGACAAGAACTTCTTGATAAGGCCTCCATTGTATGGCCAAGACAATATTTCTTCGTCAATGCTTAGCATGGATTCTTTGGCTAGCAAGAGTCCCATCTTGGCTTCTACTGCTTTAACTGTGGACACATAGTATGGCTTATAGTCTTCATCTTccaatcttattggattaaaatttccatttgcAGATGTCTGAATTGCTTCAGAAAGTGTACCCCAATTGTTCTCAAGGCTAAGCAAGTCGCCTTTAGGATAAAGGTCTTCATAGAAATTCTCAACCAATTTTTCCTCGATATATTTAAATCGTGCGGCCTCTGAAATCATCTGAATAACAACTACAAGATTAGAAGCGATGTCAGTGGTTGCAGGAGCGCCTGCATACTTAACAAGTTGAAAGATGGCATTGTTGAATTGTGAGATCCCCAATGGTACATTCTCTCTACTTGCTCCGGCATTATACAGCGCCTGATAGCTACCACCATATGGAAGTCTGGCTTTCGTTGTGTCGCTGAAAAGCTTAGATCCATATATTTCATTAGATACATCACTAAAGAAGTAGGATTTTTTTCCAACTTTAAAACCAAGAACATATGCGTTGATGACATCTAATGCTATTGTCGTGGTGGATCCTGAACTTGTGAGTATCACCAAAGCAAACCTTTTGTCACTAGTGACAGGCAGATTATACGGCAACACTGGTATATTATAGCTAACaacattacttttcaatttttcccGTAAACTGCTCATAAAGTTGGTGTATTTATCGGTCTCGTAA is a genomic window containing:
- the LOC125370925 gene encoding ribosome-inactivating protein gelonin-like; the protein is MNVELIGQKLFVTHGHGASKDNASATYPYHEESTKARVYPSTENSDIGKLGYPIRFILARLSNPERSTTLLIVIINVYLLGFKAGDYSYYFNDTSNDIYNLHPLQAKNKDRLPFNSSYPALKNYGAFRDQTILGITQLKSGSVTAAQVAHDVLVDIQMVSEAARFKYIEDQLVEDFFYLNPKRGDLISLKNKWEDISFAIQRSKDGTFDTIQLQDKYYNKFNVSTVTDVKPKLALLLYLATSIQSWGYNGDNSNKLLSML
- the LOC8271861 gene encoding ribosome-inactivating protein gelonin; this encodes MLVMEGKISKVWLVVATWFCWTTVCGSTRVVPLAASYPEVSFDAGSYETDKYTNFMSSLREKLKSNVVSYNIPVLPYNLPVTSDKRFALVILTSSGSTTTIALDVINAYVLGFKVGKKSYFFSDVSNEIYGSKLFSDTTKARLPYGGSYQALYNAGASRENVPLGISQFNNAIFQLVKYAGAPATTDIASNLVVVIQMISEAARFKYIEEKLVENFYEDLYPKGDLLSLENNWGTLSEAIQTSANGNFNPIRLEDEDYKPYYVSTVKAVEAKMGLLLAKESMLSIDEEILSWPYNGGLIKKFLSMF